One part of the Bradyrhizobium sp. CB1650 genome encodes these proteins:
- a CDS encoding ABC transporter substrate-binding protein: MAKIGVLWHAGSADEEKVYLDILTKAFNDLGYVEGKNVVFLHRFPAEQLEQFRSLARELVESKADVIVAITPPGAAVLKQTTSTIPVVFSVVPDPVGSGLVASLAHPGTNLTGLSLMASDLSGKRLSLLKEAIPSLSSVALLLDRSLDPNTSKHNVSAYSKAAEEMGLVLHPIEVPTAEAIDEAFSTAAADRCDGAIVVGSMLANEGPRVGASALAQRMPTLSIWAEKVRFGLLMSYGQDVSETLVKTAGYVDKILKGAKPADLPVEQPTRLKLVINLKVANALGLTIPPTLLASADEIIE; this comes from the coding sequence GTGGCCAAGATTGGCGTGCTCTGGCATGCGGGCAGCGCCGACGAAGAGAAGGTCTATCTGGATATCCTGACCAAGGCATTTAATGATCTTGGTTACGTCGAAGGCAAGAACGTTGTGTTCTTGCATCGGTTTCCCGCCGAACAGTTGGAGCAGTTTCGCAGCCTTGCCAGAGAGCTGGTCGAAAGCAAGGCCGACGTAATTGTTGCCATAACGCCACCCGGAGCCGCTGTGCTCAAGCAGACCACGAGCACAATCCCAGTTGTCTTCTCTGTCGTGCCAGACCCGGTCGGCAGTGGCCTTGTTGCTAGTCTGGCGCATCCCGGCACAAATCTGACCGGGTTATCACTTATGGCGTCTGATCTTTCGGGGAAACGTCTCAGCCTCTTGAAGGAAGCTATCCCAAGTCTGAGCAGCGTGGCGCTTCTCTTAGATCGCTCGTTGGACCCCAACACCTCAAAACACAACGTCTCAGCTTACTCGAAAGCCGCTGAGGAGATGGGCCTTGTCCTGCATCCGATTGAAGTGCCGACTGCGGAGGCAATTGACGAGGCATTTTCAACAGCTGCAGCCGACCGCTGCGACGGCGCAATTGTGGTCGGATCGATGCTCGCGAACGAGGGGCCGCGGGTTGGAGCATCAGCGCTGGCGCAGCGAATGCCGACACTATCGATTTGGGCTGAAAAGGTGCGCTTTGGACTGCTGATGTCGTATGGGCAAGATGTATCCGAGACTCTCGTCAAAACGGCGGGCTACGTCGATAAAATTCTGAAGGGCGCAAAACCGGCTGATCTTCCTGTCGAACAGCCCACGCGCTTGAAGCTGGTGATCAACCTCAAGGTCGCGAATGCACTCGGCCTGACTATACCACCGACATTGCTTGCCAGCGCCGACGAGATAATTGAATAG